A genome region from Tachyglossus aculeatus isolate mTacAcu1 chromosome 1, mTacAcu1.pri, whole genome shotgun sequence includes the following:
- the LOC119928153 gene encoding GSK3B-interacting protein, whose translation MENDYNPMDLSNSTGLEEDPEFKDSEGTDVKDMRLEAEAVVNDVLFAVSNMFVSKNLPCADDVAYINVETRERNRYCLELTEAGLRVVGYAFDEADDSIQTPYHETVYSLLDSLSPAYREAFGNALLQRLEALKKDGQS comes from the exons ATGGAGAATGATTACAACCCCATGGACCTCTCCAATTCCACAGGACTTGAAGAGGACCCAGAATTTAAGGATTCCGAGGGAACAGATGTGAAAGACATGAGACTAGAAGCCGAAGCCGTGGTGAACGATGTTCTCTTTGCCGTCAGCAACATGTTTGTCTCAAAAAACCTACCTTGTGCAGATGATGTGGCATATATCAATGTGGAAACACGGGAAAGAAACAGATACTGCCTGGAGCTTACAGAAGCGGGCCTCAGG gtgGTTGGTTATGCTTTCGACGAGGCAGACGACAGCATACAAACGCCGTACCACGAGACCGTATACTCCCTGTTAGACTCTCTTAGCCCAGCATACCGGGAAGCCTTTGGAAACGCACTGCTTCAGAGGCTGGAAGCTTTGAAGAAGGATGGACAGTCGTGA